One window of the Melospiza georgiana isolate bMelGeo1 chromosome 14, bMelGeo1.pri, whole genome shotgun sequence genome contains the following:
- the HSD17B2 gene encoding 17-beta-hydroxysteroid dehydrogenase type 2 has product MDAAASSPLGWLCAGATRLFGVTMARRSPLHRAKVLLCSLLPALLCVATLGAGQGLGVFVAVCLLCSVCLGDRDLLPVGDRAVLITGSDTGIGHALAKHLDSLGFVVFAGVLDKDGAGAAELRRSCSHRLCVLQLDITNTSQVREAYLTVSQKVQNAGLWGVVNNAGILGFPADGELLPMSTYRHCMEVNFFGAVEVSKTFLPLLRKSQGRLVNMSSMAGGIPLPRYAAYGASKAALSMFSGVMRQELSKWGIKVMAIHPSGFRTGIEGTAEQWDRQEKELMENLPADTRQAYGEEYLLGLRDYLLHLPSHCAPDLSPVLGSVLHALLARRPQGLYTPGKGAYAPLCIFCCFPLWFYDFFISKVLSAGSVPRQLRTSGDEGKNL; this is encoded by the exons AtggatgctgcagccagcagcccccTCGGCTGGCTCTGTGCAGGTGCCACCAGGCTTTTTGGGGTCACCATGGCCCGCAGGAGCCCgctgcacagagccaaggtgctgctctgcagcctcctgcctgccctgctgtgcgTGGCCACGCTGGgggctggccaggggctgggggtgtttgtggccgtgtgcctgctctgctccgtgtgcctgggggacagggacctgctgccCGTGGGGGACAGAGCCGTGCTCATCACAG GAAGTGACACTGGGATTGGACATGCCCTGGCTAAGCACCTGGACAGCCTGGGGTTCGTTGTGTTTGCTGGGGTTTTGGACAAGGATGGCGCCGGGGCTGCGGAGCTGCGGcgctcctgctcccacagactctgtgtgctgcagctggacaTCACCAACACCAGCCAGGTCAGGGAGGCCTACCTGACAGTCTCACAGAAGGTGCAGAATGCAG ggctctggggtgTCGTGAACAATGCAGGAATCCTGGGCTTCCCTGCTGatggggagctgctccccatGAGCACCTACAGGCACTGCATGGAAGTGAACTTCTTTGGGGCTGTGGAGGTGTCCAAGACCTTCTTGCCATTGCTGAGGAAATCACAGGGGAGGCTGGTGAACATGTCCAGCATGGCAG GAGGCATTCCACTACCGAGGTACGCAGCGTACGGGGCATCCAAAGCAGCTCTGTCCATGTTTTCTGGAGTAATGAGGCAAGAGCTTTCCAAATGGGGCATTAAAGTCATGGCAATTCATCCATCAGGCTTCAGAACAG GTATCGAAGGAACAgcagagcagtgggacaggcaggagaaggagctgatggagaacctccctgcagacaccagaCAGGCCTATGGCGAGGAATATCTCCTGGGGCTGAGGGATTACCTGCTCCACCTGCCCTCCCACTGTGCCCCCGacctgtcccctgtgctgggctctgtcctgcatgctctgctggccaggagACCCCAGGGCCTCTACACCCCTGGCAAGGGAGCCTACGCCCCCCTCTGCATCTTCTGCTGCTTCCCCCTCTGGTTCTACGACTTCTTCATCAGCAAGGTGCTGAGTGCTGGCTCTGTCCCAAGGCAGCTGAGGACATCAGGAGACGAAGGCAAGAACCTCTGA